Below is a window of Komagataella phaffii GS115 chromosome 1, complete sequence DNA.
AATGGGCCTTGAACCACTGAGTCATAAAGGGTATTGTCAATTTTCAGAAGATGCTCAACAGCCTTAATAAAGTGAGCATCATGATAAGAGATGAACTCAGTTGGTAGGGCTAAAGGCGGCGCTGAAACTTTGCCATTCGTGTGTCCATTTGCCACTGCAGCTTTCACCTGTCTGATGCTTCTCTTACTCATTGCTTTCCGAatcttgatttgatttctgGTGGCAAGTAGGTTAATCTTCGACATCTTAAAGAGTCGAGATATTGAGCGCACTTGCCTCTCCCCACAACCAGACAACCCAATGAAATTGACCATAACATTAGCCCATAACGATCAAATCTTGGACATTGATGTGTCCAGTGAAATGCTACTATCTGACCTCAAAGTCCTGTTGGAGTTGGAAACTTCCGTACTTAAAAACGACCAACAATTATTTTACAATAACAACCTGCTCACTGGAGATGACTCGCCACTGGAAGATTTAGGACTCAAAGATAATGAACTCATAATTCTGAGCAAAGTCGAAGCACATAGTGATGTCAATTCACACTTGAACTCTGTTAGAGAACAGTTGATACAAAACCCGCTATACCAGGCCAGTTTACCTCCAAGTCTTAGAGATAAGCTCGACGACCCTCAaggcttcaaagaagaagtggaAAAACTAATCCAATTGGGGCAGTTTGGACAATACGGGCCTTCCCGTACTTCCGTCCAACAGGAATTAGACAGACTACAAAGAGATCCTGACAATCCACAAAATCAGAAACGAATTATGGAGCTCATTAACGAACAAGCTATAGAGGAAAATATGAATACTGCTTTTGAAATCTCACCTGAATCTTTCGTTTCCGTGAATATGCTCTATATAAATGTGGAAATTAATGGTGTCCATTGTAAAGCATTCGTCGATAGTGGAGCCCAAACGACCATAATGTCCCCTAAACTCGCAGAGAAATGCAACCTTGCGAATCTAATTGATAAAAGGTTCCGAGGAGTCGCACAGGGTGTAGGAAGTTCTGAAATCATTGGTCGTATCCATTCTGCTCCCATAAAAATCGAAGATATTATTGTTCCCTGCTCATTCACTGTTTTGGATACCAAGGTTGACCTTCTATTCGGACTTGATATGTTGAGAAGACATCAGTGTGTGATTGACCTTAAGAACAACTGTTTACAAATTGCAGACAGAAAGACAGAATTTTTAGGAGAAGCAGACATCCCAAAGGAATTCTTTAACCAACCAATGGAAGCTCCATCCACAGCTCCTGTCCCAAAACCTGTACAACCTCCTCAACAACTCGGTCAGCGGCCGGCTGGAAGCCCTCCCTCCACAATTCAAAGACCAGCAGTACAACCGCCACCTGTGGATATACCTCCAGAAAAAATCCAGCAGTTGATCAACCTTGGATTCGGAGAAGAGGAGTCGAAAGAAGCACTTATTAGATCTAGAGGAAATGTGGAAGTTGCAGCGGCTTTGTTATTCAACTAGCTATATGATAGTAATACTGGGATGATTTTCTATCACATTTTTATTCAATCCAGTCCATAGCCAACTCACTTTATTCTCGGGGACATTTAGCTTCACCTGGAAGTTCTCTATGAATACCCTGTCATTGTGATTGATAGTGGTAGCATAAGTGATAAATTCGTTGTAAATGGATATACTTGACCAAAAGCTAATTTTTCTAAGACATGCGACCACCAGACTCGTTATTTGGCCTCCATTAATGCAATACATGTACACCGGAGACTTATCAGCATTGATTATGAGCTCCAAGATCTTGGTAACTTTTTCGTAATCCAATGGGACACCTCGTTTCTTACCCTTTCCACTTAGTTGGCAGTCGATATGTTGGACACTGATATTGTTCTTTTGGCAAAAATCGTACAGTTCCTTATCGTTTTCTTCCGTGATCGTCTCTGGGGTGATTGCTATGATGGTCTTCAAGGCTAAAGATTGTAAAAAGGTATAGTTTATTGGCCGAGGATAAGAGCCCCGATACAGGCCCGGGTGGATCCTATTGAAGTGCAGGGGGGGAGTCAATGTTGCCATATCCTTTGGTCCAATCGTGGTCAACAAGGTGAAGAGAACACACTTCCTGACGGAAACAAAACGCGAAAGTTAACCTCTTGAACTATTACATAACAGCCAACAACCACAATTCTTAAGATGGATCCTGAAACGAAGGAGGCCCCAACTCCTGTGCCAGACGAAGTGTCAAAAAAGCAAGAGGAAAACATACTACCAATTGGTGATACTGTGGAACAAATATAcaatgaaattgaggaaaagggaaaaaaattaacttcctctctttcttcctACTGGAATTCATTCCAAGCTCATGTATTGCCATCCAATGAGTCGACCTCTAATCTGTTTGAGACTTTGGGGAAAAAGACAGAGCTTTATATAAATGAACTGGACGAGGACTTACTGACTATACAAAATACCACAACCAGTTACCTGAAGAAAATCGGCTCATTTTGGGACCAAAGCGAACCAGAAACTAAAAGTGAACCTGTCGATTCAAACAGTAAATCAGAGGCCCAACTAAAAACTCTCAACACTTCTAGAGATTTGTATCTTattgattcttcaacagaTAAACAGTTTCtagagtttgaaaaatctttcaagtaCGATGGTTTGAATGTTCAAAACACAAAGAAGCTGTATCTACAAGACGGCGATCAACCTCTCGTTGAATtaatcaaagaattggttCCTGGGAAAATGTCGGAGGAGGCTTTTTGGGCGAAGTATTTTTATATGAGACAAAAGATAGGCAAGCAGAATGGTAAAGACGAAAAAAAGAGTTCACCATCACAACCGAAAAAagaggaagttgaagacTTTAATTGGGATGActcagatgaagaaagtgaGTTTGccattgttcaaaagcCCAATGTTGAACTGACGGAGGAAGGCGAAGTGCTGAAGGAAGATGAGACAGAGGCTGATCCggagaagaaagatatcGGGAAGGCAACGACAAAAACTGTGCAGGATGCTGGAACGGATATTGAAACGCTTCCTGATACACGTAAGCCCACAACTAACGAAACTGCTAAAACTGAAACAAAATCTGGAGCTAAAaacgttgaagaagatgatgatgacgacTGGGAGTGATTATATTGGTT
It encodes the following:
- a CDS encoding DNA damage-inducible v-SNARE binding protein, contains a ubiquitin-associated (UBA) domain is translated as MKLTITLAHNDQILDIDVSSEMLLSDLKVLLELETSVLKNDQQLFYNNNLLTGDDSPLEDLGLKDNELIILSKVEAHSDVNSHLNSVREQLIQNPLYQASLPPSLRDKLDDPQGFKEEVEKLIQLGQFGQYGPSRTSVQQELDRLQRDPDNPQNQKRIMELINEQAIEENMNTAFEISPESFVSVNMLYINVEINGVHCKAFVDSGAQTTIMSPKLAEKCNLANLIDKRFRGVAQGVGSSEIIGRIHSAPIKIEDIIVPCSFTVLDTKVDLLFGLDMLRRHQCVIDLKNNCLQIADRKTEFLGEADIPKEFFNQPMEAPSTAPVPKPVQPPQQLGQRPAGSPPSTIQRPAVQPPPVDIPPEKIQQLINLGFGEEESKEALIRSRGNVEVAAALLFN
- a CDS encoding uncharacterized protein (Cytoplasmic protein required for replication of Brome mosaic virus in S. cerevisiae); this translates as MATLTPPLHFNRIHPGLYRGSYPRPINYTFLQSLALKTIIAITPETITEENDKELYDFCQKNNISVQHIDCQLSGKGKKRGVPLDYEKVTKILELIINADKSPVYMYCINGGQITSLVVACLRKISFWSSISIYNEFITYATTINHNDRVFIENFQVKLNVPENKVSWLWTGLNKNVIENHPSITII